A stretch of the Haloarcula ordinaria genome encodes the following:
- a CDS encoding VOC family protein — protein MLPLDHTMMRVEDLEASLDWYQTYLDYEEKSRWEADTFTNVFLGPEDVHDEGALLELTYNHDGRSYTHGDAWGHIAVRCEDVYDAYEELMDAGAEDYRDPDSCGGSYAFVKDPDGHEIEIVERDYGAKWSLDHTMLRVEDADEAIGWYTRKLDYEMFRRSEHSSFALYFLRPRDAADEAMSVELTYNYDGRSYELGDAWGHVAVSTDDLHETWDDLLTRDAEDYRDPESCDDQYAFTKDPDGHEVEIVPN, from the coding sequence ATGCTGCCGCTCGACCACACGATGATGCGCGTCGAAGACCTGGAGGCGTCGCTGGACTGGTACCAGACGTATCTCGACTACGAGGAGAAGAGCCGCTGGGAGGCCGACACGTTCACCAACGTCTTCCTCGGACCCGAGGACGTCCACGACGAGGGCGCGCTGCTCGAACTGACGTACAACCACGATGGGCGCTCGTACACGCACGGGGACGCGTGGGGACACATCGCCGTCCGCTGTGAGGACGTCTACGACGCCTACGAGGAACTCATGGACGCCGGCGCCGAGGACTACCGCGACCCGGACTCCTGTGGCGGCTCCTATGCGTTCGTCAAGGACCCCGACGGCCACGAAATCGAGATCGTCGAGCGCGACTACGGCGCGAAGTGGTCGCTCGACCACACGATGCTCCGCGTCGAGGACGCCGACGAGGCCATCGGCTGGTACACCCGGAAACTCGACTACGAGATGTTCCGCCGCTCCGAGCACTCCTCGTTCGCGCTGTACTTCCTCAGGCCTCGCGATGCCGCCGACGAGGCGATGTCCGTCGAGCTGACGTACAACTACGACGGCCGCTCGTACGAGCTGGGCGACGCCTGGGGCCACGTCGCGGTCAGTACCGACGACCTCCATGAGACGTGGGACGACCTGCTGACCCGCGACGCCGAGGACTACCGCGACCCGGAGAGCTGCGACGACCAGTACGCGTTCACCAAGGACCCCGACGGCCACGAGGTCGAAATCGTCCCCAACTGA
- a CDS encoding 50S ribosomal protein L1: protein MADQEIENAVSRALEDAPERNFRETVDLAVNLRDLDLNDPSNRVDESVVLPAGTGQETTIVVFAEGETALRAEDAADDVLSQDELEELGGDDDAAKELANETDFFIAETNMMQDIGRYLGTVLGPRGKMPEPLDPDDDVVEVVNRMKNTVQLRSGERRTFHTRVGAEDMSAEDIADNIDVIIRRLHADLEKGPLNIDSVFVKTTMGPAVEVA, encoded by the coding sequence ATGGCAGACCAGGAAATAGAGAACGCAGTCTCTCGCGCACTCGAGGACGCACCTGAGCGGAACTTCCGCGAGACGGTCGACCTCGCAGTCAACCTGCGCGACTTAGATCTAAACGACCCGTCGAACCGTGTCGACGAGTCCGTCGTCCTACCTGCCGGCACCGGCCAGGAGACCACCATCGTGGTCTTCGCCGAGGGCGAGACCGCCCTCCGTGCCGAGGATGCCGCAGACGATGTACTCAGCCAGGACGAACTCGAGGAGCTCGGGGGCGACGACGACGCCGCCAAGGAGCTCGCAAACGAGACCGACTTCTTCATCGCCGAGACGAACATGATGCAGGACATCGGTCGCTACCTCGGGACCGTCCTCGGTCCGCGCGGCAAGATGCCGGAACCGCTCGACCCCGACGACGACGTCGTCGAGGTCGTCAACCGAATGAAAAACACCGTGCAGCTGCGCAGTGGTGAGCGTCGGACGTTCCACACCCGCGTGGGCGCCGAGGACATGTCCGCCGAGGACATCGCCGACAACATCGACGTCATCATCCGCCGGCTGCACGCAGACCTCGAGAAGGGGCCGCTCAACATCGACAGCGTCTTCGTGAAGACGACGATGGGCCCCGCCGTGGAGGTGGCCTGA
- a CDS encoding 50S ribosomal protein L10, whose protein sequence is MSAESERKTETIPQWKQEEVDALVETIESYESVGVVNIAGIPSRQLQDMRRDLYGTAELRVSRNTLLRRALDEVDEGVEELTQFVEGQVGLIGTNNNPFSLFQELEASKTPAPIGAGEIASNEIVIPEGDTGVDPGPFVGELQSVGADARIQEGSIQVLSDSTVLDAGEEVSQDLANVLSELGIEPKEVGLDLRGVFADGVLFEPEELELDIDEYEADIQAAASRAFNLSVNAGYPTAQTVPTMLQTASGEAKSLALQAAIEDPEVVPDLISKADAQLRALAAQIEDTEALPDELQDVEVAEATTEESADEDDEDTADEDASDDAEAEAAEDDDDDDEDAGDALGAMF, encoded by the coding sequence ATGAGCGCCGAGAGCGAACGTAAGACAGAGACCATCCCGCAGTGGAAACAGGAAGAGGTCGACGCGCTCGTCGAGACCATCGAGTCCTACGAGAGCGTCGGCGTCGTCAACATCGCGGGCATCCCGTCCCGGCAGCTCCAGGACATGCGCCGTGACCTGTACGGCACCGCGGAACTGCGCGTCTCCCGGAACACGCTGCTCCGACGCGCGCTCGACGAAGTCGACGAGGGCGTCGAGGAACTCACGCAGTTCGTCGAGGGCCAGGTCGGCCTCATCGGGACGAACAACAACCCGTTCTCGCTGTTCCAGGAACTCGAGGCCTCGAAGACGCCGGCCCCCATCGGCGCCGGCGAGATAGCCTCGAACGAGATCGTGATTCCCGAGGGCGACACCGGCGTCGACCCGGGTCCGTTCGTCGGCGAACTCCAGAGCGTCGGTGCTGACGCACGCATCCAGGAGGGGTCCATCCAGGTCCTCTCGGACTCGACCGTGCTCGACGCGGGCGAGGAGGTCTCACAGGACCTCGCGAACGTCCTCAGCGAGCTCGGCATCGAACCGAAGGAGGTCGGCCTCGACCTCCGCGGCGTCTTCGCGGACGGCGTGCTGTTCGAACCCGAGGAACTCGAACTGGACATCGACGAGTACGAGGCGGACATCCAGGCCGCGGCCAGTCGGGCGTTCAACCTCTCGGTCAACGCCGGGTACCCGACGGCCCAGACGGTCCCGACGATGCTCCAGACGGCCAGCGGCGAGGCCAAGAGCCTCGCGCTCCAGGCCGCCATCGAGGACCCCGAGGTCGTCCCCGACCTCATCAGCAAGGCCGACGCGCAGCTGCGCGCGCTCGCGGCCCAGATCGAGGACACGGAGGCGCTGCCCGACGAGCTCCAGGACGTGGAGGTCGCCGAGGCGACAACAGAGGAATCGGCTGACGAAGACGACGAGGACACCGCAGACGAGGACGCCAGCGACGACGCCGAGGCCGAGGCGGCCGAGGACGACGACGATGACGACGAGGACGCTGGCGACGCGCTCGGGGCGATGTTCTAA
- a CDS encoding 50S ribosomal protein L11, with the protein MAGTIEVLVPGGQANPGPPLGPELGPTPVDVQAVVQEINDQTAAFDGTEVPVTVEYDDDGSFSIEVGVPPTAELIKDEAGFETGSGEPQENFVADLSVDQVIQIAEQKHPDLLAYDLKNAAKEVVGTCASLGVTIEGNDPREFKERIDGGEYDDIFGEAAEA; encoded by the coding sequence ATGGCTGGAACTATCGAAGTGCTCGTCCCCGGCGGCCAGGCCAACCCCGGCCCGCCGCTCGGTCCCGAACTGGGGCCGACACCCGTGGACGTGCAGGCAGTCGTCCAGGAGATCAACGACCAGACCGCAGCGTTCGACGGCACCGAAGTCCCCGTCACCGTCGAGTACGACGACGACGGGTCGTTCTCCATCGAGGTCGGTGTCCCGCCGACGGCCGAGCTCATCAAAGACGAAGCCGGCTTCGAGACCGGCAGCGGCGAACCCCAGGAGAACTTCGTCGCCGACCTCAGCGTCGACCAGGTCATCCAGATCGCAGAGCAGAAGCACCCCGACCTGCTGGCCTACGATCTGAAGAACGCCGCGAAGGAAGTCGTCGGGACCTGCGCCTCGCTGGGCGTCACCATCGAGGGCAACGACCCCCGAGAGTTCAAAGAGCGCATCGACGGCGGCGAGTACGACGACATCTTCGGCGAAGCGGCCGAAGCATAA
- a CDS encoding OBG GTPase family GTP-binding protein, which produces MGLEDEIQELEEEISSTPYNKSTEAHIGRLKSKLAEKKEKLEQQSSSGGGGGYGVEKHGDATVALVGFPSVGKSTLLNALTNAESETGAYEFTTLDVYPGMLKHKGANIQILDVPGLIEGAAGGRGGGKEVLSVVRTADLIVFMVSVFDIDQYDRLSEELYKNKIRLDIEPPRVSVRKKAKDGLSINSSVDLDLDEETVKAVLREHGYVNADVTIGEQMDLDRLIDGVMDNRVYLPSVVVVNKADLIEENYLPTVKGELRERDIDPEEAIFISAEKEKGLDGLTERIWDELGLIRIYMDKPGRGVDYEEPLILREGDTVDDACEKLGGSFDERFRFARVTGPSAKHDEQQVGRGHELADEDVLRIVARR; this is translated from the coding sequence ATGGGGCTCGAAGACGAGATACAGGAACTCGAGGAGGAGATCAGCAGTACGCCCTACAACAAGTCGACGGAGGCCCACATCGGCCGGCTGAAGTCGAAGCTCGCAGAGAAGAAAGAGAAGCTCGAACAGCAGTCCTCATCGGGCGGTGGCGGCGGCTACGGCGTCGAGAAACATGGCGACGCTACCGTCGCCCTCGTCGGGTTCCCCAGCGTCGGCAAGTCCACGCTGCTGAACGCCCTGACCAACGCGGAGTCTGAGACGGGCGCCTACGAGTTCACGACGCTGGACGTCTACCCGGGAATGCTCAAGCACAAAGGCGCGAACATCCAGATTCTCGACGTCCCCGGGCTCATCGAAGGTGCGGCCGGCGGTCGGGGTGGGGGCAAGGAGGTCCTCTCGGTCGTCCGGACCGCCGACCTCATCGTGTTCATGGTCTCCGTCTTCGACATCGACCAGTACGACCGGCTGAGCGAGGAACTGTACAAGAACAAGATCCGCCTCGACATCGAGCCCCCGCGCGTCTCCGTCCGCAAGAAGGCCAAGGACGGCCTGAGCATCAACAGCTCCGTCGACCTCGACCTGGACGAGGAGACCGTCAAGGCGGTCCTGCGCGAGCACGGCTACGTCAACGCCGACGTCACCATCGGCGAGCAGATGGACTTGGACCGGCTCATCGACGGCGTCATGGACAACCGCGTCTACCTCCCCTCCGTCGTCGTCGTCAACAAGGCCGACCTCATCGAGGAGAACTACCTGCCGACGGTGAAGGGGGAACTCCGAGAACGGGATATCGACCCTGAAGAGGCCATCTTCATCAGCGCCGAGAAGGAGAAAGGGCTCGACGGCCTGACCGAGCGCATCTGGGACGAGCTCGGCCTCATCCGTATCTACATGGACAAACCGGGTCGCGGCGTCGACTACGAGGAGCCCCTCATCCTCCGCGAGGGCGACACCGTCGACGACGCCTGTGAGAAACTGGGCGGGAGCTTCGACGAGCGCTTCCGCTTCGCCCGCGTCACCGGGCCAAGTGCCAAACACGACGAACAACAGGTCGGGCGGGGCCACGAACTGGCTGACGAGGACGTCCTGCGCATCGTCGCCCGGCGGTAA
- a CDS encoding TIGR04206 family protein has product MEYGPRRRLVAVVAAGLVPWTVLLIGDELTLVFSFGLFNTNPPTVVSVYDFFFRFTEGLPRFIEAWGTGVLLYLVALASAVAGVVWREDVRITAFALAAAGLSQITVFLGFNRRIGYIGFPLGTIVMLAVVWWYYWPSVRETGIIDVGSDAE; this is encoded by the coding sequence ATGGAGTACGGTCCACGCCGCCGACTGGTCGCCGTCGTCGCCGCCGGCCTCGTTCCCTGGACGGTCCTGCTCATCGGGGACGAACTCACACTCGTGTTCTCCTTCGGCCTGTTCAACACCAACCCGCCGACGGTGGTCTCGGTGTACGACTTCTTCTTCCGGTTCACCGAGGGCCTCCCCCGGTTCATCGAGGCCTGGGGGACCGGGGTCTTGCTGTATCTCGTTGCGCTCGCGAGTGCCGTCGCAGGCGTCGTCTGGCGTGAGGACGTCCGAATCACGGCCTTCGCGCTCGCAGCCGCTGGTCTCTCACAGATTACCGTCTTCCTCGGGTTCAACCGCCGAATCGGCTACATTGGATTTCCCCTGGGCACAATCGTCATGCTTGCTGTGGTCTGGTGGTACTACTGGCCGTCGGTGCGCGAGACTGGGATTATTGACGTTGGCTCCGATGCGGAGTGA
- the rpl12p gene encoding 50S ribosomal protein P1 — MEYVYAALILNESGEEINEDNLTDVLDAAGVDVEESRVKALVAALEDVDISEAVEQAAAAPVAASGGAAEADDEDADEADDEAEEEEAADDEDDDDDEEDESSGEGLGELFG; from the coding sequence ATGGAATACGTATACGCTGCACTCATCCTGAACGAATCGGGCGAAGAAATCAACGAAGACAACCTCACCGACGTGCTCGACGCCGCGGGCGTCGACGTCGAGGAGTCCCGAGTCAAGGCGCTCGTCGCCGCGCTCGAGGACGTCGACATCAGCGAGGCCGTCGAACAGGCCGCCGCCGCACCCGTCGCCGCGAGCGGTGGGGCCGCGGAGGCCGACGACGAGGACGCTGACGAGGCCGACGACGAGGCCGAAGAAGAGGAAGCGGCCGACGACGAAGACGACGACGACGACGAGGAAGACGAGTCCAGCGGCGAGGGACTCGGCGAACTCTTCGGCTAA
- the corA gene encoding magnesium/cobalt transporter CorA: MISAVVYADGEAVQYDDLAAARRAVGTTWVHATSVTNEELRAIQTAFDIHHLTIEDVQNHTRAKTEEFSEHTFVLLKIASLTTGETTFEKEVKTTPVGIFIGDDWVVTVSPGAATPVQRVLDAVSRGDERLLQRGADFTAYRVLDVVVESYFDLLDELETDIEEIEDEVTVSTDRQTLEKINDVRRDLLSFRKQAWPAREAVGTLARGDPEQIRPETEKYFRDTYDHLVQIVDLTETYRDLVSGARDIYLNTLSQSTNEVMKVLTVVATIFIPLTFVAGIYGMNFSGGPYNMPELGWALGYPATMVGMALIAVVMLVHFRRRGYL, from the coding sequence GTGATATCGGCCGTGGTCTACGCTGACGGCGAGGCAGTCCAGTACGACGACCTCGCGGCGGCACGGCGTGCCGTGGGCACGACCTGGGTACACGCGACGTCGGTCACGAACGAGGAACTCCGGGCTATCCAGACCGCCTTCGACATCCACCACCTCACCATCGAGGACGTCCAGAACCACACGCGAGCCAAGACCGAGGAGTTCAGCGAACACACGTTCGTGCTCCTCAAGATAGCGAGCCTCACCACCGGCGAGACGACGTTCGAGAAGGAAGTCAAGACGACCCCCGTGGGCATCTTCATCGGCGACGACTGGGTGGTGACTGTCTCGCCAGGGGCAGCGACGCCGGTTCAGCGGGTCCTCGACGCCGTCTCGCGCGGTGACGAGCGACTGCTCCAGCGCGGCGCCGACTTCACCGCCTACCGCGTCCTCGACGTCGTCGTCGAGAGCTACTTCGACCTGCTCGACGAGCTCGAGACCGACATCGAGGAGATCGAGGACGAGGTGACCGTCTCGACGGACCGCCAGACCCTAGAGAAGATAAACGACGTCCGGCGCGACCTGCTGTCCTTCCGCAAGCAGGCCTGGCCGGCCCGGGAGGCCGTCGGGACGCTCGCGCGGGGCGACCCCGAACAGATACGGCCGGAGACGGAGAAGTACTTCCGCGACACCTACGACCACCTGGTGCAGATCGTGGACCTGACCGAGACCTACCGCGACCTGGTGTCGGGCGCCCGGGACATCTACCTGAACACGCTCTCGCAGTCGACCAACGAGGTGATGAAGGTCCTGACCGTCGTCGCGACGATATTCATCCCGCTGACCTTCGTCGCCGGTATCTACGGGATGAACTTCTCGGGGGGTCCCTACAACATGCCGGAACTCGGCTGGGCCCTCGGCTACCCGGCGACGATGGTCGGGATGGCGCTCATCGCCGTCGTCATGCTCGTCCACTTCCGCCGACGGGGGTACCTATAG
- a CDS encoding DUF6517 family protein — MRTGLLTALIALLVVSSGCVGLITGETVAFEAEPASVDDAALETTGYDEARDEAQTLTRNVSVVGQERTVRITNHVAEYNRSVDLGPLGELEFARLILLSTPGATVAGQSLNPLASQSNRQLVERLIQRTERVSDVQAEGNRTVQILGEDRTVSEFTGTSDVQGQEIDIRLHVASFEHEGDVVVAVAVHPERIDERDRVDTLLGAIQHPSS, encoded by the coding sequence ATGCGAACCGGACTCCTCACTGCGCTGATCGCCCTCCTCGTCGTCTCGTCCGGGTGTGTCGGTCTCATCACCGGGGAAACCGTCGCCTTCGAGGCCGAGCCCGCGTCGGTCGACGACGCGGCGCTCGAGACGACCGGCTACGACGAGGCCCGCGACGAGGCACAGACGCTGACCCGGAACGTGTCCGTCGTCGGGCAGGAACGGACGGTCAGAATCACGAACCACGTCGCCGAGTACAACCGGTCCGTCGACCTCGGGCCGCTCGGCGAGCTCGAGTTCGCCCGCCTCATCCTCCTCTCGACGCCGGGTGCGACCGTCGCAGGCCAGTCACTCAACCCGCTCGCGAGCCAGTCCAACCGCCAGCTCGTGGAGCGGCTGATTCAGCGCACCGAGCGTGTCAGCGACGTCCAGGCCGAGGGCAACCGGACCGTCCAGATACTCGGCGAGGATCGCACTGTCAGCGAGTTCACCGGCACATCGGACGTCCAGGGCCAGGAGATAGACATCCGCCTGCACGTGGCCAGTTTCGAACACGAAGGTGACGTGGTCGTCGCTGTCGCCGTCCACCCCGAGCGTATCGACGAACGGGACCGGGTCGACACGCTCCTCGGCGCCATCCAGCACCCGAGTTCCTGA
- a CDS encoding tripartite tricarboxylate transporter permease, giving the protein MLPVRLTADPAATAVLLVAVAGGICLGTVSGLVPGLHANTFALLLAATAGAVPGPRRYVGAAMLAAGVVHTFLDIVPALSLGVPDPAMAAGALPGHQLVVEGRGREALRLSAIGSAGAVVLAAPLALPVTAAMVELYPHIESHLAVVLASIAALLVATERDARAMVGACCSLAASGGLGLLFLDASVSSVLPVVDILVALFAGLFGAPVLLAAIEGDGVPAQTGTTVATPRRTVGLLVTVGTLCGAVVGYLPGISSAVAATLALGLTADGGPRAFVVTTSGVNTATAVFALFALVALGEPRTGVLVAMERANVPLVVPSLVTAVVLAAGAGALLVPVLGDRYLRTVGRLDPARLSLSVLAALCVLSWVFAGFVGVGAFGAATVVGHIPPSFGTRRATLMGVLLVPLAL; this is encoded by the coding sequence ATGCTCCCGGTCAGACTCACCGCCGACCCCGCCGCGACGGCCGTGCTGCTCGTAGCGGTAGCCGGGGGCATCTGTCTCGGCACCGTCAGCGGCCTCGTCCCCGGCCTGCACGCGAACACGTTCGCGCTCCTGCTTGCGGCGACAGCCGGCGCGGTGCCGGGGCCACGGCGCTACGTCGGGGCGGCGATGCTGGCTGCCGGGGTCGTCCACACGTTCCTCGATATCGTCCCGGCGCTTTCGCTGGGCGTCCCCGACCCGGCGATGGCCGCCGGCGCGCTACCTGGTCACCAGCTCGTCGTCGAGGGACGGGGCCGCGAGGCCCTTCGGCTCTCGGCAATAGGGAGCGCCGGCGCGGTCGTCCTGGCGGCACCGCTCGCGCTCCCAGTCACGGCGGCCATGGTCGAACTCTACCCACACATCGAGTCCCATCTCGCAGTGGTCCTTGCCAGTATCGCGGCGCTGCTCGTGGCGACCGAACGCGACGCGCGAGCGATGGTCGGCGCCTGCTGTTCGCTCGCGGCCAGCGGGGGGCTCGGGCTCCTGTTCCTCGACGCCAGCGTCTCGTCCGTGCTCCCCGTCGTGGACATCCTCGTCGCGCTGTTCGCTGGCCTGTTCGGCGCACCGGTGTTGCTCGCAGCCATCGAGGGTGACGGCGTTCCAGCACAGACCGGCACGACAGTTGCGACGCCACGCCGGACGGTCGGTCTGCTCGTCACCGTCGGGACGCTGTGTGGCGCTGTCGTGGGCTATCTCCCCGGAATCTCCAGCGCCGTCGCGGCGACGCTGGCGCTGGGTCTGACCGCCGACGGCGGGCCGCGAGCGTTCGTCGTCACGACCAGCGGGGTGAACACGGCGACAGCGGTGTTCGCGCTGTTCGCCCTCGTCGCGCTCGGGGAGCCACGGACCGGCGTCCTCGTCGCGATGGAGCGCGCGAACGTCCCCCTCGTGGTACCGTCGTTGGTGACGGCCGTGGTACTCGCTGCCGGAGCGGGCGCGCTCCTGGTACCAGTCCTCGGCGACCGGTATCTGCGGACGGTCGGCCGACTGGACCCCGCCAGGCTGTCACTGTCGGTACTCGCGGCCCTCTGTGTCCTCTCGTGGGTGTTCGCCGGATTCGTGGGTGTCGGCGCGTTCGGGGCCGCGACGGTCGTCGGCCACATCCCGCCGTCCTTCGGGACGCGACGGGCGACGCTGATGGGGGTGTTGCTCGTCCCGCTCGCGCTATAG